The Leptospira biflexa serovar Patoc strain 'Patoc 1 (Paris)' genome includes the window AGAAAGTTTACATCACCCAGTGAAAGGGTTGTGATAACCATAAATTTCATCCAAAATAGTACAAGAATTTTTCTAAGCCAATCTTAGTTTTTTCTCTTTCTTTGGGCGCATCGAATCCTTCCAATTCGTTGGCTGAATTTTAAAACCGACCAGGCTCTCCGCTCCCAATCGAAACCTTTTCGGTTTCGATTTCCGCTTCGATCCTTTGCGCGGAATTCCCTTACTTACAAAACATCTCAAATTCATATCTATCCCCAAGGTACGCTGGCGTACTTTTTAAAAATTAGATCTGAAAATTTAATTTTCATTGCAACCGGAAGCAGGAACAAAAAAAATAAATCTGCAATGAAAATCATTACGGTTGCCAACATTAAAGGTGGAACTTCCAAATCCACCACAGCAATTCACCTCGCACTTGCTCTATCCAAAAAAGGTTCCACTCTCGCAATCGATATGGACCCACAAGCAGACCTTTCCGACTTCTTTTTCCCGGAAGAACCAGTTGAGTTTTTTGACTCAGGGAACACATTATCCGTTTTAAATGCCGAAACCACTCTCGCCGAATCGATCAAAAACTCAAATAATGTAGATGTGCTCCCCTCGATCATTGAACTCTCAGATTTGAGTTACCTTGCCTCCAAAGATTTTTCCATCATCCCAAGACTAAAAAACGTACTCTTAAAAACAAAATATGACTACGTTGTCATCGACACACCTGGATCGGGTTCCTCTGAAAATATCACTTCTTACCTACCTGCATCCGTAATTCTTGTGCCAGTCACTCCATCCAAGTGGGCTGTGCGAACAGTTGCCCAAGTCCTAAAGAAAGTGAGCGAAGCAGAAAGATTCGACGAACAAAGCAAAAAAAAGTCTGTTATGATCCTACCCTCTCAGTGGGGGACATCCCAAAAACAAATGGACCTTTTGGACAAATTAAGGAATATCAAATCGCTTAAAATTCTAGAACCAATTCCAAAAAACGACAGTATTCGGGACCGTACAGAGACTGGCAAACCTCTTCAAGAAGGAAGTGCTCCTTGGAAAGCTTTCGAAAACTTAGCGGAGATACTCAAATAAGGTACGCCGGCGTACCTTTAAAAAAATCATGAAAAACAAAACAAATTTCAATCCTGCAGACATTTTATCAAAAGCCTCAAACAGAACATCCTCCCTAAATCCATTCCTAAGTTCTGAAAACGCGGCACAACACCAGACAATTGATATCCCAATTGATTTAATCATCACAGAAAACAATCCGAGAAAAACTTTTAATGAGACAAGCATACGAGAACTTGCCGACTCGATATCTCAATATGGATTGTTACAACCTATTGTTGTCAGGAAAAAAGCAGGCAAATATGAACTCATCAACGGAGAAAGAAGATACCGTGCCCACAAACTATTAAAATCCAAAACAATTCCTGCGGTGGTCAAAAACGTAGAACAAATTGACATCACAAAATTACCCGAGATCAAACTAGTTGAAAATCTCCAAAGGGAAGACTTATCTGAATCGGACCTTGCCCTCTCACTCCAAGAATTAAAAAACCGTCATAAAGAAACCAACGAACAATTGGCAAAAAGAATTAGTAAATCAGCACAATGGGTAAAAACAAAAATCGCACACGCTGAGATCTTAAAGGAAACTAGCCTTAACTCAAATGTAGATAAATCCCATCCAATTTACCAAATCCCAACAAGCCTATTTACAGAAATTGCACCACTTGATGTTTCAAATCGCAAAAAAGCCATCGATTACCTCATCAAAGGACTCGAGAAAAAAGGTGACTTCCCTTCCAGAAATGACCTTCGCGAATATGTAAGACCTTTAAAACCAACCAAACAAACAAAAGCAAAACCGAAACTAAGCCAATTGGAACTAAAAGACTTAAAATCAAAACTGGCGAAAATCAAAGAAAAAATATCTGTTTTACAAAATGAAAAAGCGATCCTAGAAGAAACAATTCGAAAGTATAAGAAGTAAAGATTGTTCTAACAATGGATTTACCTAAGTGATTTTTTTCGAGTTTTGAATCAAAAAAAACTTGTACTGAATTCCAAGCCAAGTTAGATTGTACTCAATCCTTAACTGGGTTGAACAAAAACCCTGGGAAGTGTGGTAGCAACCCAGGGACTTTTCTCTCCCATCAAATCCCCCATCCAAACTTTCCCGATGTTTCCAAAACCATTCTAGATTCCCACGATGGCTCTAATGAGACCTTCATCGAATTATGTCTCATTTTTTCCATTGACAAAAAGGAGAGATCTGTACATGTAGGGAACGTTCGGGGCACACAACCGGACACGGCACTACCACTTATGCCGTCTTTAGTTCAACCCGGAATTTTACCAAAAGTTCCGATGGACGTTCGTAAGAACTTCCAAAACGTTTCTTCTTTCTATGACCGAAGGTTTGTTTTCAAAAACAAAAAACTTTGGTTAAAGAGAGTAGGGGACAATGCATCGTTTCGATGTATCGGCTAAATACAACCAAACACTCGTAGCCGGAGTTGTGTGGGTTTGGAAAAGGAACCTAAAATGAAAACTAACCGAAAAGGAATATGGATCCCCGTTTGGATTGAAAACCTAAACTTATCCCATAGCCAAACAAAACTCTTTGCCGAAATCGTTTCGCTCTATGAAAACGGTGGTTGTTTTGCATCCAATCGTTATTTCAGTGAAATCCTAGGCCTGAAAGCTGACACCATTTCAAGACTCATCACGTCTCTGAAACAACTAGGTATCCTGGAACAAACTGGATTTGATGGAAGGAGACGTTTTCTAAAACCAATCCTTCAGTTCCAACCAGAAGCCCTGGAAAAAAATCCAAGTCTAACCAATGTGACAATTAGCAACAAAATCCAAACCACCACCGCAAACAATTCCAAACCAGCATTGGATTCTAGTTACGTCCCTAGTATTACAGTACAATTAAAGAATACAGTACATACAAAAACTTCCTTTGAAGAATTTAAAGTTTGGAGTGAAAGTACATTATCCCATTCAACGCATTCCAAAATTTTACATTTCACTTCTCCCGACTCTATGGAAGAAAGTTTACAAAGAATTTGGAACCAGTGGATGGAAAAAACAAAACCGAAATCCAATTCGTTTCAGGTGGGAATTGTATGAAAGTTTATCGCCACAAAAAAACAGGGAACTTGTATTTACAACTAGATGAAATGAAAAATTGTACCAATGCAAATGATGGACAGAAAATGTTTTTCTACACGGAATATGGAAAAGAAAATCCAATGAAGTTTGTCAGAGAAAAATCAGAATTTTTAGAGAAATTTGAGGAAGTGAAGTTCCTATAAATTGGTTTTCATCAATGTTACATTTCAAGTTGCAAAACGAAGCATTGTTTCTGCCAACTCGATTTGAGTTTGGTTCAATCGTTTGCCTTCGGAAATGGGAAAATTGGTTTCTAAACTTAAATTACTAAATCCATGGACAAGTGACCAAGACATGAGTGCAAAACTACGGTGGTTTTCTTTTCTTTTTTTAGCTTTAAGGAAAAAGCGACAACCATGGACGAGTACTGCATACGATTTCAATTTTGACCTTTTCAAATCTTTTGATTCTTTTTCTCGTTTTGTTTGGAACATCAGTTTATAATAATTCGGATTTTTCAAAGCAAATTGGATGTACACAAGTCCAAGTTTTACAAAATATTCGTCGGGATTTTTTTTGTCTTTTGCGACTTTTTTCTGTAAGGAAGCCAATCGATCAAATCCAATTGCAGATAAGATTTCTAACACTTCATCCTTGTGTTGGAAATGCCGGTAGACTGCCGCATGAGAAACTCCAGATAAATGGGCAACCTCCCTCAGTGAAAAATCGGTCATCCCTTTTTTTTGAAGTAGTTTGTGGCAGGATTTGATAATGGAATTTTTTAAATCTCCATGATGGTAGGTATTTTTTCTCACAGAGATATTTTGGAAAATAAGTTACCACTGGCAACATTTTTTCTTGCTTTTATACTGATAAATGTTACTGCTGGTAACATAAGAGGGGATTTATGCAAACACTGAGCACCCAGGAAACACAGGCCATTTTAAAAGAAATGACTGAAAATTTTAATCACGGTGGTAGAAAAATCACAGTTCCACCGCCCATTTTTGTGGCCATGAATGCTGAGATCATTTCCTATACAAAAGGGAAAAGTATCACTGTTTCGTTTCCTGTTACGGAAGAACAAACAAATCCTATGGGAATGATGCAAGGCGGCGTGATTGCGGCTGCATTTGATAATGCATTCGGGCCTCTCAGTTACTTGGTGGCAAAACGACCAACGACAACAATCGACATGAATATCCAATACATCCGGGGAGTGGCAGTTGGCCAAAAAGTAATTGTAAAAGCTGACATCGAAGCAAAAGGATTTTCAACGATTCATATGGTAGGGGAGATGAGAACGGAAAAAGATAAATTGTTAGCAACAGCGACTACCAATTTATTGATTTTAAAAATTCCCGGTGGGTTAGGGGAGTAATCTTTTTCTTATTTAGAATCGTACCGTTCGAGAAGCATTTCGATAATCGTCGGAGTGCACATGGTGGTATCATTAAAATGTTGGCTCATGATCACACCATGCAAAAAGGTTTTAATGAAAATCATTTCTTTATCGGGGTCTTTGATCCCATAAGCTCTAAAACGTTCCCGCATTGCTTCTTTGAAAGGAGCAAACCGCCTTTCCACATTTTCGATCATTTTTTTGGAAAGTGAAACTGCACTTGGTTGGAAAAGGCATACAGTAATCAAAACCATCGTTTTTCTTTCTTCTTTTGCGAACTGAATGGATCGAATGAAAAACTCCCTGACATACTCTTTTGCAGATAAGTTAGGTGGGATATTGTTATAAAATCTTTCCTGTTTTGCTAAATGGGAATCGATGATTTGTTCAAAGATTTGATTTTTACTTTTAAAATAATTATAAGCTAACCCTTTGGAAATTTTTGCATGGTTGGCGATCATTTCCATCGTCGTTTGGGCAAATCCGTGTTTTGAGAAAAGGACAATCGCAGAGGCTAATATTCTCTCGGTTGATCTCTCCCTAGCGAGTTGCTTTTTGTTATCGGATTTATTGGGAATCTTTTGTGGCACTGGCATCACCCTTCCTGTTAATCTGAATTTCGCAAACACTTTTTGGACCAGTTTCCCTGGGAATTGGTTGAGAAATCACTTGGAAGCCTTCCATTGCTTCGAAATCTTGACGGTATGAGTTCATTTACATCCGTAACAGTACTAAAATCTGCAAACATTTATTTCGATGGTAAGGTGACGAGTCGCACCGTTTTATTCCCCAATGGAGAGAAAAAAACCCTTGGGATCATGTTGCCTGGTGAGTATGAATTTGGAGCGGATCAGAAAGAAATTATGGAAATCCAATCTGGTAAATTATCGGTGTTATTACCAGGATCCGAAACATGGCTTCAAATTAACGGTCAAGCTACCTTTGAAGTCCCTGCTGGATCCAAGTTCAAATTGAAAATTGAAACAGTAACGGATTATTGCTGTTCTTACGTTTGATCGTCGATTCCTGCATCTGCGGCATTGGTTTTTACTGATTTGATGCCGTTCTCACATGCTTGTTTCGATGAGTATCCTTCACTAGATGCAATGATTTCACCATTGGCTGCTTTGAGTCGGAATCGGAATTCTCCTGCTTTGTCTTTGTAGATTTCAAATTTTGCTGACATGTACGTATCTCCTTGGAAAAGCAATGTTATCCGAACATGAAAAATTCTGGCAATGAAGTTTTATTTCTATTTTTTGATCGTTTCCAGTTAATTTATTTCATCCAATGAAAAAGGAAAGAGTAAGGGCCATCAAATGATCCAAAGGGATTTGTTATTCAATCTATGGCTACTCATTGTTTTTTTATCAATCACAAGTTGTACTTCCAAATTACCAGAAAGACCAATCATACAATATAGTTTTCAGAATTTAACTTTAGAACAAGTGCTAAGTGAAGATGTGGTTTGGTCCAAACCCGAGGAAATGAAATATAACTTTGGTTATTGGAAACGGTATGTTTGGGTAAAATTCGAACTCATTAATCATTCTGAATCTCCTTCTCAGTATATTTTGGATATTGAGTCACCTTGGGTGGATGAAGTCATTTTGGCCTGGAAGTCTCTTGCAACGGTGAACACGATTGAATACAGGGGTAGCGATTCTCATACACTCAAAGAAATTCCACATCGAAACCCGGTCTTTTCACTCGATTTGTCACCAAACGAAAAAAGGATCGTTTACTTAAAAATAACAAATGTCGGTATCCTATCGGCACCACTTAGGATATGGACTCGAAATTCATTCTTTGATCGAGTGGAAAGAGATTACATTGCCAATGGAATTTATTTCGGAATCATCTTCGCATTATTACTCTATAACCTACTGATATTTGTTAGTGTAAAAGAAAAAGCTTACCTTTTCTATTGCCTGTATCTAACAACTCTTCTCATCAATTATGCACTGCTCGGTGGTTTTTTTAAACAATTGCTAATTCCTGAATCCTATCTAAACATTAAGCCATACTTATATACTTCAGTGAATGCATCCCTCTTGTTTGTAGGACTTTTTTCACTTACCTTCTTAAATTTAAAAAGTTTAAATCCGAAATTGGATCGATTGATTTTGGGAAGTGCAGTGACGATCGGCGTGTTTTCCGTTTTTTCTTTTTTTATCCCTTATCATTGGATGGAAATATCCTTCATATATACTTTTCCTTATTTTCTTCTATTGCTAGTGTCATCTGGAATTTACTCTTATTGGAAGGGCGTCAAGTCTTCGCAATTTTTCGTTTTGGCTTGGGTAACTTTGTTTGTCGGAGTCATTGTGGATTCCTTGACAAAGGCCTCTATTCTACCAACCACAACATTTGGTAGATATGGTGTTCAAATTGGAACTGCATTTGAAGTCATTTTATTTTCTTTGGCTCTCGGGCGGAGACTGCGATTTTTATTAGAGGAAAATATATCTTCTCAAAACCAGCTAACAACGATTCGCAAAGATTTGGAAACTGCTCGTCGAATCCAAATGAGGATTTTGCCTGCAGAAGTTCCGAAATCTCATCAATTTTCGGCGATTGTTTCTTATCTGCCTCTTTATGATATTGGAGGTGATTTTTATGATTACTTCGACTCCAATGAAAACGAATTAGGAATTGTGATCGCAGATGTGACTGGGCATGGAGTGAGTGCAGCACTTGATTCATCTACAGTGAAGATTGCCTTTAGGAATGCAAAAGGTTTCATGCATTCTCCAAAACAATTGATGGCAGAGATGAATCGATTTTTGTGCACAAGTCTAAATGCACGGTTTGTCAGTGCTGCTTATTTCTATTTTGATTTTGATCAAATGAAATTAACATTTAGTTCCGCTGGGAATCCTCCTTTAATTCTCATTCGAGATAGGGAAGTCCAGTCAGTTGAATGCCCTGGATTGTTACTTGGTGTAAAACCTGATTTCTCCTATGAACAAAATGAAATTTTACTCAAAAAAGGAGACAGGTTATTAATTTTTACAGATGGTTTGTATGAAAATTTGAAGCCCAACGAAGATATGTATTCCATCTTATTTCCTGAGATTCGACCCATTGTTGGATTAGCACATCATGATTTTCACCAAAAATTATTAGAACGATTGTCTTCTGTTAGAACAATTCTAAAGGATGACATTACTTTTATTTCACTCGATATAGTATGATTCCCTAGCATTCTAGTTTTCTTTTTTGAAACCTATTTTTTAAAACTTGAATTTACGCTGACATTCTGTTAGTATACTCACCTAAAACATGCGAATTCAAAGCTCTTTCGTCGATTTGAAACAAATCCAGTTTTTTGGGATGATACTGCTTTTCTGTATCATTCCTATGGCATGTATCTTGTTTTTTCCTGAAGTTTTCTACAAAGAATTTCCTATTGAGTCTTTTGTTGTATTTCATAATATCACAGAAATCTTTAGTATCATTGTTTCATTTTCCATTTTTGGATTAGGGTATTCTTCCTACTCCCAGAGTCGAAATACACAAACTTACTTTTTAAGTATTGGGTTTTTGGTGATAGGGCTCATTGATTTTATGCATACATTGGGTTATAAGGGTATGCCTGATTTTGTTACACCCAACTCGGGCAATAAATCCACTCAGTTTTGGCTCATAGCAAGGTTCATAACGGCTCTAGTTTTCATTGTAGCAGTCTATGTAAAACCTAATAGGCGATATAGTGCCTTTAGGGGAAATTTATATATCTTTGTTGCGTTTTTGTTCGTTGGTTTTGTTTATTCGTTGGTGATTTTTAATTCGCATCTCATTCCAGATACATATATCCATGGTGTTGGTCTAACTCAGTTCAAAAAGAATTCTGAGTTAGTGATCATGTTGATGTTGGTTGTGGCGATCGTATTGTATTCCTTTTCAAAATCTTTACACTCTGATAAACAAAGGCAATATTTTTTAAGTGCATTTATCATTTGTTTCTTTAGTGAGTTAGTATTTGCAGTCTATACAAGTGTTTTTGATGTCTTTAATGTACTCGGTCATGTTTTTAAAGTAGTTGCCTTTCAGTTTATATATAAGGCAGTTTTTGTGTCTGCGATTAACGAACCATATGAAAAGTTAATCCATTCGAATGTAGTACTTTCCAAGGAAATTCAAGAAAACGAAGAGTATGCAAAGGTAATTCAAAAGTCATTAAAAGAAAAAGAAAATTTGATCGGCGAGATATTCCACCGTACAAAAAACTCGATGGAGCTGGTTCGGTCTTTACTGATGATTCAATCCTCAGATTTTCCAGATGATCAAAACATACGTAAAATCGTAGATAATACATCTCTCAAAATTCAAACGATGTCGCTTGTGCATGATCATTTGTATCAAAATAAAGACTTAAGTGAAATCCAAGTATCGGATTATCTTTTATCGCTTACTGAAATGGTGAAGGCAATGTTTCCAAACAAAGGGAAAGGAGTCGAAATCCAGCTAGAAGCGAATCAAGGAGTACTGTTACTCGATACTGCCGTTCCGTTAGGATTAATTTTTACAGAGCTTCTTTCTAATAGTTTAAAATATGCATTCAAAGATTTCGCAAATGGTAAGATTTCGATCAAGTTTATGATTGAGGGAGATAGATCTCATTTTGAATACAAAGATAATGGGATTGGGTTGCCAGTCTCATTTGATATCAATGATCAAAAAAAATTGGGATTGAGTCTATTAAAGATCATCGCTGAGAAACAAATGGGAGGAACCTTGAGTATTGATGGTACTCAAGGATTTTCGTTACAATTTGATTTTCCGAATAATTTATATAAAAGAAGAGTTTAAAATATTTTCCCTTCCAATGGAATCATGGACTAGTTCAAACCAAGTTTTTGATTGAGGAATCCCTGGTTTTCTTTTACCAAACATTTGTAATATGAGATTACCTTCTTTGTCAAATAATTCTATAGAAGTAACCATTCCATCTCTTGTTGGTTTGTTTACAACATAAGAAGTTTGAATTTGATCGGTTCTTAAGTGCAAATTAAAAATTGGATCTAAAACATTGAACCAGGGCCCCATGATTTGTAAATTTTTGATTTTGCCGGTATGGATTTGAATGATACTTGGATTACCAACAAAAATCATAATTTCGAGATCCATTTTACTTACTTTGTTTAATAATTCGATGAATTCATTGACCGATATTCGATAGGAAAATTTCCCTTCTGCGGATTGTAAAGAAAACTCACGAGAATAATCGTATTTTCTAAGTAAGGTGAAAAAATCGTGAGTGTCTTCTAGTCGACTCCATTCTTCTAAAAATTTCGGTATCAGATTTTTATCATTCGTTTCAATCTTTCGCTCTCTACCAACTAAATCATTTGTAAATGGAATGCTTTCATCTACAAAAGTATCCTTCAGTACTTCCCATCCTTCATCAGATGATTTTTCGGTTTTGTAGATTTTGTGTACGGCTTCGCCTGATGGATCAAAAAATTGAAAACTTTTCGTAATCGAATCTCTTTTTAAGTCTTCCACATAAAATCCAAATTTCCAATCTTTCAAAAAGATTCTTAGATCAATGTCTTCTCCAACAGCTAAGGCAGTTTGTCCATTGACTGATAAATTGGAGTAAGTCCCTTTCCTTTCGTGGACACACGATTCGTTGCGAGTTAAAGCCATTACATACCCAAGTTTTGGCGTTTCCAAAAGGAATTCCGCGAAATTAGGTTTTAGCTGTTTGACTCCCTGGCCAATGCATGTTGTAAGGAGTTCTACTTCACTTACGTTTAAATGTTTGGCTGCGTCTCGAATTCGTAGGTTTGGGATTTCGGTTTTGAGTGTTTCCCATTTTTGTTTTAATGTATCGTTCATATTGGACCTCCTATGATCTCAGGTATGATAAAATTGATTTCATTAGTTTTCAGAATCTTTGTTTTGATTCCGAATGCGATTTCTAAATTCTTTGTGGTTAATACTTCTTCTGCAGTACCTGATTGAATGAGTTTTCCTTTGTCGATCAATGTAACTCTATCAGCATACTGAGATGCTAAATTTAAATCATGTAAGATCATGAATACCGCGTAACCTTTGTTTGCCATATGTCGGCAGATATTTAAAGTTTGGTATTGGTTGGGAATGTCTTGGGCAGAAACTGGTTCATCCAGAAATAAATACCTTGGGGGTGTTTCCCAAACCTGTGCTAAGATCCTGCCGAAATTGATCTTTTGTTTTTCACCTCCTGATAAAGTTGGATAGTGTTGGTGTTTTAGTATCGTCGAACTTGTAATGTCTAAGCAAGCCTCCACGATCTCTTTATTTTTGAGTTTATCTGTAATATGTGGGTATCGTCCAAGCGCAATGATCTGTTCTGAGGGAATCGGAAAGTTGATTTGTGTATCTTGCGAAAAGACTGCTCTGAGTTTTGCAAGTTCAGTCTTTGGAATGGATTCGATTTCTTCTTCGTTACAATGTACTTTTCCTGATTGGAGTTTCGTGTCCCCGCATAAAATATGGAATAAAGTAGATTTCCCTGCTCCATTACGACCGATGAGAACATGTAATTCTCCCGGTTTGATTTCGATACTAATATCTTCAAGAATCAGTCTGTTGCCAATCTGATAGGAAATGTTTTTACCGATGAGGCTCATAAGGATTGTTTCCTCTTTAGGATTAAATTAAGAAAGAAAGGTGCACCGAGGAGGGCAGACACGATACCAACTGGAATTTCGGATGGAGCGATGATCACCCTACAAATTCCATCAGCAAAACACAATAGTCCTCCACCCAAAAAATAAGAAGCATACAATAGGTGACGATAATCTTGTCCAATTGCAAGTCTGACAATATGAGGAACGGCAAGTCCAATGAATCCAATATTCCCAACAAGAGAAATACAAGAACCCACACTGATGCCAATCAAAACGATCATCAGTGTTTTTAGGATTTCGACAGAGACTCCCAAGTGACCTGCTTCTCGTTCTCCTAAGATGAGAACATTCAATGGTTTGACAAGGAAGGGGCTTACAAAGATTGGAAGAAGGTAAAAAATAGAAAATGATTGGAGTAGGTTCCAAGATGCCCCTCCCAAACTTCCCATATTCCAAAGTGATAAATTTCTTAATTGTGATTCACTTGCTAAATAACTTAAAATTCCAATAAAAGAAAAACAAAGTGAATTGACTGCAATTCCTGATAACAAGATTGATTCAATGTCTGTTTTTCCTTTTGTATTTGCAAAAATGAATATGATGAAACAGGAGATCATCCCACCAACAAAAGAAAAAATAACCACACTCCAAATTGTATGAAGGAATGGGATGAATCCACCAAGTACAATCGCGATTGATGCAAAGAGAGAACAACCAGCTGTGATCCCAATGAGTCCTGGGTCTACAATGGGATTTCGAAATAAACCTTGTGCGAGAGCTCCCGACCATGCAAGGGAACCACCAACAAGAATTCCGAGTAAGATGCGTGGAATTCTTAACTCGAAAAAAACTTTTGATCCAATTGAATCGGCAAACAAAAGTTCGGTCCAAGTAATCTCCATCGCTCCGAGTTGAGATGAGATGATGGCTGCCAAAATAGCGAATAGAACGCTGAATAAAATAAAATACTTTTCTTTCATTATTCGAATTGTTTCCATTTTTCGTTTAATGTTTTGAGCGCTTGAGGTAGTCGGGGTCCAAAACCTAAAAGCAATAGGTCATCCACTAAGATGATATTTTTTTCTTTTCCCGCGCGAGTGAGTTCGATTCCATTGATGGACCAAATCGCTTTTGTTCCACCAAATCCTTCTGCTGATGATTCTGGCATAAGAATGATATCTGGATTTGCTTTTACTAACGCTTCGCTTGTGAGTGGTTTGTATTCTGAAAACTCAGTGATGGCATTTTTTGCTCCTGATAAAGTAATCATGGCATGAGCAGCAGTACCTGAGCCGGAAATAAAAACAGAACTTGGGTTTCTAGAGTATAGGAACATCACTTTCACATTTGTTTTTTTTAACTGGAGAGCTTGGGTTTGTGTTCGAATTTGATTCACGAGGCTCTCAGCTTCTTTTTTCTTTCCTAATAGGTTTCCAACAGCTAACACGCGATCGATGGGAGTTTCCAGTTTGAATTCATCGGGAAAGAGTGTGACTTGAACCCCAGTCTCTCTAAGATTCTGAAGGGTTTGTATGGGTCCTGCTGTTTCTAAACCAATCACAATGTTTGGTTTAAAACTTAATATGCCTTCGGTAGTTAAGGTTCG containing:
- a CDS encoding ParA family protein, with protein sequence MKIITVANIKGGTSKSTTAIHLALALSKKGSTLAIDMDPQADLSDFFFPEEPVEFFDSGNTLSVLNAETTLAESIKNSNNVDVLPSIIELSDLSYLASKDFSIIPRLKNVLLKTKYDYVVIDTPGSGSSENITSYLPASVILVPVTPSKWAVRTVAQVLKKVSEAERFDEQSKKKSVMILPSQWGTSQKQMDLLDKLRNIKSLKILEPIPKNDSIRDRTETGKPLQEGSAPWKAFENLAEILK
- a CDS encoding ParB/RepB/Spo0J family partition protein — translated: MKNKTNFNPADILSKASNRTSSLNPFLSSENAAQHQTIDIPIDLIITENNPRKTFNETSIRELADSISQYGLLQPIVVRKKAGKYELINGERRYRAHKLLKSKTIPAVVKNVEQIDITKLPEIKLVENLQREDLSESDLALSLQELKNRHKETNEQLAKRISKSAQWVKTKIAHAEILKETSLNSNVDKSHPIYQIPTSLFTEIAPLDVSNRKKAIDYLIKGLEKKGDFPSRNDLREYVRPLKPTKQTKAKPKLSQLELKDLKSKLAKIKEKISVLQNEKAILEETIRKYKK
- a CDS encoding helix-turn-helix domain-containing protein; the protein is MKTNRKGIWIPVWIENLNLSHSQTKLFAEIVSLYENGGCFASNRYFSEILGLKADTISRLITSLKQLGILEQTGFDGRRRFLKPILQFQPEALEKNPSLTNVTISNKIQTTTANNSKPALDSSYVPSITVQLKNTVHTKTSFEEFKVWSESTLSHSTHSKILHFTSPDSMEESLQRIWNQWMEKTKPKSNSFQVGIV
- a CDS encoding TetR/AcrR family transcriptional regulator, giving the protein MRKNTYHHGDLKNSIIKSCHKLLQKKGMTDFSLREVAHLSGVSHAAVYRHFQHKDEVLEILSAIGFDRLASLQKKVAKDKKNPDEYFVKLGLVYIQFALKNPNYYKLMFQTKREKESKDLKRSKLKSYAVLVHGCRFFLKAKKRKENHRSFALMSWSLVHGFSNLSLETNFPISEGKRLNQTQIELAETMLRFAT
- a CDS encoding PaaI family thioesterase is translated as MQTLSTQETQAILKEMTENFNHGGRKITVPPPIFVAMNAEIISYTKGKSITVSFPVTEEQTNPMGMMQGGVIAAAFDNAFGPLSYLVAKRPTTTIDMNIQYIRGVAVGQKVIVKADIEAKGFSTIHMVGEMRTEKDKLLATATTNLLILKIPGGLGE
- a CDS encoding TetR/AcrR family transcriptional regulator codes for the protein MPVPQKIPNKSDNKKQLARERSTERILASAIVLFSKHGFAQTTMEMIANHAKISKGLAYNYFKSKNQIFEQIIDSHLAKQERFYNNIPPNLSAKEYVREFFIRSIQFAKEERKTMVLITVCLFQPSAVSLSKKMIENVERRFAPFKEAMRERFRAYGIKDPDKEMIFIKTFLHGVIMSQHFNDTTMCTPTIIEMLLERYDSK
- a CDS encoding pyrimidine/purine nucleoside phosphorylase encodes the protein MSSFTSVTVLKSANIYFDGKVTSRTVLFPNGEKKTLGIMLPGEYEFGADQKEIMEIQSGKLSVLLPGSETWLQINGQATFEVPAGSKFKLKIETVTDYCCSYV
- a CDS encoding YegP family protein produces the protein MSAKFEIYKDKAGEFRFRLKAANGEIIASSEGYSSKQACENGIKSVKTNAADAGIDDQT
- a CDS encoding 7TM diverse intracellular signaling domain-containing protein, which codes for MIQRDLLFNLWLLIVFLSITSCTSKLPERPIIQYSFQNLTLEQVLSEDVVWSKPEEMKYNFGYWKRYVWVKFELINHSESPSQYILDIESPWVDEVILAWKSLATVNTIEYRGSDSHTLKEIPHRNPVFSLDLSPNEKRIVYLKITNVGILSAPLRIWTRNSFFDRVERDYIANGIYFGIIFALLLYNLLIFVSVKEKAYLFYCLYLTTLLINYALLGGFFKQLLIPESYLNIKPYLYTSVNASLLFVGLFSLTFLNLKSLNPKLDRLILGSAVTIGVFSVFSFFIPYHWMEISFIYTFPYFLLLLVSSGIYSYWKGVKSSQFFVLAWVTLFVGVIVDSLTKASILPTTTFGRYGVQIGTAFEVILFSLALGRRLRFLLEENISSQNQLTTIRKDLETARRIQMRILPAEVPKSHQFSAIVSYLPLYDIGGDFYDYFDSNENELGIVIADVTGHGVSAALDSSTVKIAFRNAKGFMHSPKQLMAEMNRFLCTSLNARFVSAAYFYFDFDQMKLTFSSAGNPPLILIRDREVQSVECPGLLLGVKPDFSYEQNEILLKKGDRLLIFTDGLYENLKPNEDMYSILFPEIRPIVGLAHHDFHQKLLERLSSVRTILKDDITFISLDIV
- a CDS encoding MASE3 domain-containing protein; translation: MKQIQFFGMILLFCIIPMACILFFPEVFYKEFPIESFVVFHNITEIFSIIVSFSIFGLGYSSYSQSRNTQTYFLSIGFLVIGLIDFMHTLGYKGMPDFVTPNSGNKSTQFWLIARFITALVFIVAVYVKPNRRYSAFRGNLYIFVAFLFVGFVYSLVIFNSHLIPDTYIHGVGLTQFKKNSELVIMLMLVVAIVLYSFSKSLHSDKQRQYFLSAFIICFFSELVFAVYTSVFDVFNVLGHVFKVVAFQFIYKAVFVSAINEPYEKLIHSNVVLSKEIQENEEYAKVIQKSLKEKENLIGEIFHRTKNSMELVRSLLMIQSSDFPDDQNIRKIVDNTSLKIQTMSLVHDHLYQNKDLSEIQVSDYLLSLTEMVKAMFPNKGKGVEIQLEANQGVLLLDTAVPLGLIFTELLSNSLKYAFKDFANGKISIKFMIEGDRSHFEYKDNGIGLPVSFDINDQKKLGLSLLKIIAEKQMGGTLSIDGTQGFSLQFDFPNNLYKRRV